In Salinibacterium sp. NK8237, the following proteins share a genomic window:
- a CDS encoding GH1 family beta-glucosidase, whose product MGTSTYRDSGLEFAPNFLIGSATASYQIEGATEADGRGASIWDTFSAIPGAIVNGDTGAIADDHYNRLESDLDLMASLGLEAYRFSIAWPRIQPLGSGEPVQAGLEFYGRLVDGLIARGIRPIATLYHWDLPQALEDVGGWTSRETAYRFAEYAAIVGAYLGDRVDCWTTLNEPWCSAYLGYGSGAHAPGRMEPLAALQSVHHLQLAHGLALQSLRKTVTTDAQYSVTLNFHVLRGDDATSPEAQRRIDALANRAFTGPMLRGEYPADLLEDTAEITDWSFVLPGDLEIIHQDIDFLGVNYYSTATVRMWDGASPKENADGHKDVGGSPWPGSGHVEFLKQAGPYTSMGWNIAPDGLEELLVSLSEQFPEMPLIITENGAAFEDTVVDGAVHDAERVDYLRRHFTAAHRAIERGVDLRGYLVWSLLDNFEWGYGYSKRFGIVYVDYDSQERVVKDSGLWVKTLITEHRIPE is encoded by the coding sequence ATCGGCACGTCCACTTACCGCGATTCCGGCCTCGAATTTGCGCCCAACTTTCTCATCGGGTCAGCGACCGCCTCCTATCAAATCGAAGGTGCCACCGAGGCCGACGGTCGCGGGGCATCAATTTGGGACACTTTCAGCGCCATCCCCGGGGCAATCGTGAACGGCGACACCGGCGCAATCGCGGATGACCACTACAACCGGCTCGAGAGCGATCTCGACCTTATGGCATCGCTCGGACTCGAGGCGTACCGTTTCTCGATCGCGTGGCCGCGCATCCAACCGCTGGGCTCCGGCGAGCCTGTGCAGGCCGGGCTCGAGTTCTATGGACGTTTGGTTGACGGCCTCATTGCCCGCGGCATCCGCCCCATTGCCACTCTTTACCACTGGGACCTGCCGCAAGCGCTGGAAGATGTCGGAGGGTGGACCTCGCGAGAGACTGCCTACCGTTTCGCCGAATACGCCGCAATTGTGGGCGCCTACCTCGGCGATCGAGTGGACTGCTGGACCACGCTCAACGAGCCGTGGTGCAGCGCCTACCTCGGCTATGGTTCAGGAGCACATGCTCCCGGCCGCATGGAACCGCTCGCCGCTTTGCAATCGGTTCACCACCTGCAGTTGGCCCACGGCTTGGCGTTGCAGTCGTTACGCAAAACGGTGACCACCGATGCTCAGTACTCGGTCACGCTGAACTTCCATGTTCTGCGGGGCGACGACGCGACCTCCCCCGAAGCTCAGCGCCGCATCGATGCTCTCGCCAACCGAGCATTCACCGGTCCCATGTTGCGGGGCGAATACCCGGCAGACTTACTCGAGGACACTGCGGAGATCACCGACTGGAGCTTCGTGCTGCCGGGAGATCTGGAGATCATCCACCAAGACATCGACTTTCTGGGCGTCAACTATTACTCCACGGCTACGGTGCGGATGTGGGATGGCGCGTCGCCGAAAGAGAACGCGGACGGCCACAAAGATGTTGGCGGTTCGCCTTGGCCGGGCAGCGGTCACGTTGAGTTTCTGAAACAAGCAGGCCCGTATACGTCGATGGGGTGGAATATTGCGCCGGATGGTCTGGAGGAGTTGCTGGTTTCCCTCAGCGAACAGTTCCCCGAAATGCCGCTGATCATCACTGAGAACGGAGCCGCATTTGAGGACACTGTGGTGGATGGGGCGGTGCACGACGCTGAGCGCGTCGATTATTTGCGTCGCCATTTCACCGCCGCTCATCGGGCTATCGAGCGTGGTGTGGACTTGCGTGGGTATCTGGTGTGGTCGTTGCTCGATAACTTTGAGTGGGGCTACGGGTACAGCAAACGGTTCGGCATTGTGTATGTCGACTACGACTCTCAAGAGCGCGTCGTGAAGGACAGCGGTCTGTGGGTGAAAACTCTGATTACTGAGCACCGTATTCCTGAGTAG
- a CDS encoding extracellular solute-binding protein has translation MSSRRAITATIAGAAIFTMAVSGCTASGGGSDDGKITLSITTFGTMGVDANYDKYMEEHPNIVIEATNLEGGGAARDDAYAKIAAGTGLSDVVAIEEGWLSTIQEVSGSFVDLRDYGIEDVKSDWLDWKYEQGTDADGRVIGAGLDIGPQGICYRGDLFEAAGLPSERSEVAEYFGGEDASWDRFFEVGNEYVEASEKAFYHSPRFFWNSFVNQQAEGYYKADGETLNIEGNTALKNQLAKIVDAENAGLGAGLPGWDVGPQAKAGDFATYMCPSWMLGIVQGYYDEGTTDSGWDFADVLPGGAANWGGAFLGVSESSEHKEEAAALALWLAAPEQQAAAFEVAGPFPSTIEGQALVADSTNAFFNDAPVGEIFSARSEGVIAQVKGPEDSNIQDNVFGPVFDRIGQGEITDGDAAWDEAMVLLNQLVG, from the coding sequence GTGAGTTCACGACGCGCAATAACAGCCACGATCGCAGGTGCCGCAATCTTCACGATGGCCGTTTCCGGATGCACCGCATCCGGTGGCGGTTCTGACGATGGAAAGATCACCCTCTCGATCACCACGTTCGGCACCATGGGTGTCGATGCGAATTACGACAAGTACATGGAAGAACACCCGAATATCGTTATCGAGGCGACGAACCTCGAGGGTGGCGGCGCCGCCCGCGACGACGCCTACGCCAAGATTGCCGCCGGCACCGGCCTCAGCGACGTCGTCGCGATCGAAGAAGGCTGGCTCAGCACGATTCAGGAAGTCAGCGGATCCTTTGTCGACCTGCGCGACTACGGCATCGAAGATGTCAAGAGCGATTGGCTCGACTGGAAATACGAGCAGGGAACGGATGCCGATGGCCGCGTCATCGGCGCCGGTCTCGACATCGGCCCGCAGGGCATCTGCTACCGCGGCGACCTCTTTGAGGCAGCAGGCCTGCCGAGCGAACGGAGCGAAGTTGCCGAGTACTTCGGTGGCGAAGACGCCAGCTGGGATCGCTTCTTCGAAGTCGGCAATGAATACGTTGAAGCCAGTGAAAAAGCGTTTTACCACAGCCCCCGATTCTTCTGGAATTCATTCGTGAACCAGCAGGCTGAGGGCTACTACAAGGCCGACGGCGAAACGTTGAACATCGAGGGCAACACCGCCCTGAAGAACCAACTCGCCAAGATCGTCGACGCAGAAAACGCCGGTCTCGGTGCTGGCCTGCCCGGCTGGGATGTTGGACCGCAGGCCAAGGCTGGCGACTTCGCTACCTATATGTGCCCGAGTTGGATGCTAGGAATTGTGCAGGGCTACTACGACGAAGGAACTACCGACAGTGGTTGGGACTTTGCCGACGTACTCCCCGGCGGTGCAGCTAACTGGGGCGGTGCCTTCCTGGGTGTCTCCGAATCATCCGAGCACAAAGAGGAGGCAGCAGCTCTCGCGCTCTGGCTCGCTGCACCCGAACAGCAGGCCGCAGCCTTTGAAGTTGCCGGACCGTTCCCGAGCACGATCGAGGGTCAAGCCCTCGTAGCCGACTCGACTAACGCGTTCTTCAACGACGCCCCCGTCGGTGAGATCTTCAGTGCTCGCTCCGAAGGTGTCATCGCTCAGGTAAAGGGACCGGAGGACTCCAACATCCAAGACAACGTCTTCGGTCCAGTCTTTGACCGCATCGGCCAGGGCGAAATCACCGACGGTGACGCCGCCTGGGATGAAGCGATGGTGTTGCTCAATCAGTTGGTCGGCTAG
- a CDS encoding LacI family DNA-binding transcriptional regulator, whose amino-acid sequence MTNDTDVPAVAPPTLLAVAQRAKVSRSTASRVINGSSQVTEEAIAAVTNAISELNYVPNRTARNLAKRTTQSIAMVIPQQTSKFFADPYFAAVIQGAALHMATTDYTLTLLIESDDDPAKTRRFLEGGNVDGALILSHYTRDADYVSLSRALPVVFGVRPLSSDDGPFSVVDVDNVDSAVLATQHLVDCGRARIGMIGAPLGMSAGLDRTEGWRSTLALAGLAEGPFEEGDLTPAGGAAAMVRILDRGDSIDGLVAATAQMAHGAVGVLKERGVAIPGDIAVATIDNNFFSTSAQPPLTSVDLNTDAKGAVMAETLLRMIAGETVERFVPIPIELIVRESTVAGV is encoded by the coding sequence ATGACGAACGACACGGATGTTCCCGCCGTGGCACCGCCAACGTTGCTGGCGGTCGCGCAGCGCGCAAAGGTTTCGCGTTCGACTGCGTCGCGGGTGATCAATGGTTCTTCGCAGGTAACCGAGGAGGCAATCGCTGCTGTCACTAATGCGATTAGCGAGCTGAACTATGTGCCGAATCGCACAGCGCGCAATCTTGCCAAGCGCACGACTCAATCCATTGCGATGGTCATCCCCCAGCAGACATCAAAGTTCTTTGCTGACCCCTATTTTGCGGCGGTGATTCAGGGGGCGGCGCTGCACATGGCGACGACGGATTACACGCTGACGTTGCTGATTGAATCGGATGATGATCCGGCGAAGACGCGTCGGTTTCTTGAGGGCGGCAATGTTGATGGCGCCCTGATTTTGTCGCATTACACCCGTGATGCGGATTACGTGTCACTTTCCCGCGCTCTGCCAGTGGTATTCGGTGTTCGACCTTTGAGCTCCGATGACGGACCATTTTCTGTTGTCGATGTCGACAATGTGGATTCTGCAGTTCTTGCGACCCAGCACTTGGTGGATTGCGGGCGCGCTCGGATTGGGATGATCGGTGCACCGTTGGGCATGTCGGCTGGTCTTGATCGCACGGAGGGGTGGCGTTCGACACTTGCGCTCGCCGGGCTTGCCGAGGGCCCATTCGAGGAGGGCGATTTGACGCCCGCTGGCGGCGCTGCGGCTATGGTGCGAATTCTCGATCGGGGGGATTCGATCGATGGGTTGGTGGCGGCTACCGCACAAATGGCGCATGGTGCGGTGGGGGTTTTGAAAGAGCGTGGTGTCGCGATTCCTGGGGATATCGCGGTGGCGACGATCGACAACAATTTCTTTTCGACTAGCGCGCAGCCGCCGTTGACATCGGTCGACTTGAATACGGATGCCAAGGGTGCGGTGATGGCGGAGACGCTATTGCGGATGATCGCTGGCGAGACTGTAGAACGGTTTGTGCCAATTCCGATCGAGCTCATTGTGCGCGAATCGACGGTCGCAGGGGTCTGA
- the map gene encoding type I methionyl aminopeptidase — protein sequence MIEILSPGELLRARETGALVAHILQTLKGRARVGTNLLEIDHWAQSMILEAGATSCYVDYAPSFGRGPFGHYICTAVNDAVLHGLPHDYSLAEGDLLTLDLAVILDGVAADSAISFVVGESQPAESLALIDVTQWALAEGIAAARPGNRIGDISHAIGTVLSKAGYPINMEFGGHGIGSTMHQDPHVANDGRPGRGYPLRAGMLLALEPWVMADTAELVTDADGWTLRSATGCRTAHSEHTIAITDDGAEILTVVR from the coding sequence ATGATCGAAATTCTTAGCCCCGGAGAGTTGCTTCGCGCGCGGGAGACGGGGGCTCTGGTCGCCCACATTCTGCAGACCTTGAAGGGTAGAGCACGGGTCGGCACTAACCTGCTCGAGATCGACCATTGGGCTCAGTCGATGATCCTGGAGGCGGGCGCGACCTCGTGCTACGTCGACTATGCACCGTCGTTCGGGCGTGGTCCGTTCGGGCACTACATCTGCACAGCGGTGAATGACGCGGTGCTTCATGGACTGCCGCACGACTACTCGCTCGCCGAGGGCGACCTTCTTACTCTCGACCTCGCGGTGATTCTCGATGGCGTCGCGGCAGACTCGGCGATCAGTTTTGTCGTGGGGGAGTCGCAGCCGGCAGAGAGCCTCGCGCTGATCGACGTCACGCAGTGGGCGCTCGCTGAGGGCATTGCGGCGGCGCGACCCGGCAACCGGATTGGCGACATTTCACATGCGATCGGTACCGTGCTCAGCAAGGCCGGGTATCCCATCAACATGGAATTCGGCGGTCACGGCATCGGTTCGACAATGCACCAAGATCCGCACGTTGCCAACGACGGACGGCCAGGGCGAGGGTATCCGCTTCGCGCTGGGATGCTCTTGGCGTTGGAACCGTGGGTGATGGCCGATACTGCTGAGCTGGTGACGGATGCCGATGGCTGGACCTTACGCAGTGCGACCGGTTGCCGCACGGCTCACAGCGAGCATACGATCGCCATCACCGACGATGGTGCAGAAATCTTGACCGTCGTTCGCTAG
- a CDS encoding aminotransferase class I/II-fold pyridoxal phosphate-dependent enzyme, whose translation MTVTGSWERAANGAMLLGADGQLSQTIFAEMSALAVTSGAINLGQGFPDEDGPAEVLDAARKAISDGANQYPPGNGFPVLRNAIAEHQERFYGIELDPDTEVLATAGATEALAATILALTNEGDEVITLEPFYDAYGAMINYARATHVTVPLRSPDFQPNHDDIRAAFSGRTRLIILNSPHNPTGAVLDRETLELIVELAHKYDALIVTDEVYEHITFGFEHIPVASLPGAFNRTISISSGGKTFNTTGWKIGWITAPQPILQAIMAVKQYLTYVNGAPLQHGIAAGLGLPDSYFDELANGLARKRDTLGAGLRNAGFDVSTPQAGYFIIADAAPLGVTDAAEFCRQLPELTGVVGIPVTAFVHPANHGDYNTLIRFAYCKQTDVLDRAAAQLSGMKLRH comes from the coding sequence ATGACAGTCACTGGATCTTGGGAACGCGCCGCCAATGGCGCCATGCTGCTCGGCGCCGACGGGCAACTGAGCCAAACAATTTTTGCCGAGATGTCGGCCCTCGCCGTTACCAGCGGCGCCATCAACCTAGGTCAGGGCTTTCCTGACGAAGACGGCCCCGCCGAAGTGTTGGATGCCGCCCGCAAAGCAATCAGCGACGGTGCTAACCAATACCCACCAGGCAACGGTTTTCCGGTGCTGCGCAATGCGATCGCCGAACACCAGGAACGCTTCTACGGAATCGAACTCGACCCTGACACTGAAGTTCTTGCGACAGCCGGCGCCACCGAAGCGCTAGCGGCAACTATCCTCGCGCTGACCAACGAGGGCGATGAGGTCATCACCCTCGAACCGTTCTACGACGCCTACGGCGCCATGATCAACTACGCGCGCGCCACCCATGTGACGGTGCCACTGCGCTCCCCCGACTTTCAGCCCAACCACGACGACATCCGCGCCGCCTTCAGCGGGCGCACTCGTCTCATCATCCTGAACAGCCCGCATAATCCGACCGGTGCTGTGCTTGATCGCGAAACACTCGAACTGATCGTCGAGCTCGCTCACAAATACGACGCACTCATCGTGACCGACGAAGTGTACGAACACATCACCTTCGGCTTCGAGCACATCCCCGTCGCAAGCCTGCCGGGTGCGTTCAACCGCACCATCAGCATTTCCAGCGGCGGCAAGACGTTCAACACCACCGGCTGGAAGATCGGCTGGATCACCGCGCCCCAGCCCATCCTGCAGGCCATCATGGCGGTGAAGCAATACCTCACCTACGTCAACGGTGCTCCACTGCAACACGGCATCGCCGCAGGCCTTGGGCTCCCCGACAGCTACTTCGACGAGCTCGCCAACGGCCTTGCCCGCAAGCGCGACACCCTCGGCGCCGGGCTGCGTAATGCCGGCTTCGACGTGAGCACGCCCCAAGCTGGCTACTTCATCATTGCGGATGCCGCACCCCTCGGAGTCACGGATGCCGCCGAATTCTGCCGCCAACTGCCCGAACTCACCGGAGTCGTCGGAATCCCCGTCACCGCGTTCGTGCACCCCGCCAACCACGGCGACTACAACACACTCATCCGCTTCGCCTATTGCAAACAGACCGATGTGCTCGACCGGGCTGCAGCTCAGCTCTCAGGGATGAAGCTGCGTCACTAG
- a CDS encoding helix-turn-helix domain-containing protein, giving the protein MVRLPLSPSEVERGKRLGMALRRGRGARSILDTALAAGISPETLRKIETGRIATPAFPTIAAVADAIGLSLDDVWAEVREPEQRRSA; this is encoded by the coding sequence ATGGTCCGATTGCCGCTCTCCCCCTCTGAAGTCGAACGCGGAAAACGCCTCGGCATGGCGCTCCGGCGTGGGCGAGGTGCGCGGTCGATCCTCGACACCGCCCTCGCAGCTGGCATCTCCCCCGAGACTCTTCGCAAGATCGAAACAGGTCGCATCGCGACCCCAGCATTCCCCACCATCGCGGCCGTCGCCGATGCTATTGGGCTATCTCTCGATGACGTCTGGGCCGAAGTTCGCGAGCCTGAACAGCGGCGCTCGGCCTAA
- a CDS encoding carbohydrate ABC transporter permease, with the protein MSSTSTTSRTVTQRMSPKSRSVLTFRQKLSNFDYKVSPFLYIAPFFILFALIGIFPIVYTLNVSLYDWHLLKGQGDFVGLANYQSVLSDPFFWNAFGNTVSIFLLSALPQLVFATVIAALLDQTLRGKTFWRMSILLPYIVAPVAVAVIFAQIFNQYTGPVAGLLDLFGLDPIRWAFDVLPSHIAIASMVNWRWTGYNALILLAAMQAIPRDVYESAALDGANKIRRFWSITIPMIRPTLIFVVITATIGGLQIFTEPKLFDGRTNGGGSRQFQTIVLYLYELAFPRRDFGRAAATAWILFIIIILAGLINYAITRAIRTNDVRPVKVAKPRPHVATTYNGGRK; encoded by the coding sequence ATGTCCAGCACCAGCACGACCAGCAGAACGGTCACCCAGCGCATGAGCCCGAAGTCTCGCTCTGTGCTTACGTTTCGGCAGAAGTTGTCGAATTTCGACTACAAGGTGTCGCCGTTTCTCTACATCGCGCCTTTCTTCATCCTGTTTGCCCTCATCGGCATTTTTCCCATCGTTTACACGCTCAACGTGTCGCTCTACGACTGGCACCTCCTCAAAGGGCAGGGCGACTTCGTCGGGCTAGCGAACTACCAATCGGTGCTGTCTGACCCGTTCTTCTGGAACGCCTTCGGCAACACCGTCAGTATCTTCCTGTTGTCAGCGCTCCCCCAGCTGGTGTTCGCCACCGTCATCGCGGCGCTGCTCGACCAGACGCTGCGCGGCAAGACCTTCTGGCGCATGAGTATACTGCTGCCCTACATCGTGGCTCCCGTCGCCGTCGCCGTAATCTTCGCGCAAATCTTTAACCAGTACACGGGCCCCGTTGCTGGCCTCCTCGATCTCTTCGGACTCGACCCGATTCGCTGGGCATTTGATGTGCTTCCTTCGCACATTGCGATCGCGAGTATGGTCAACTGGCGCTGGACCGGCTACAACGCACTCATCCTGCTCGCCGCCATGCAAGCGATTCCGCGGGATGTCTATGAGTCGGCTGCCCTCGACGGCGCTAACAAGATCCGGCGCTTTTGGTCGATCACCATTCCGATGATTCGGCCAACGCTCATTTTCGTCGTGATCACCGCGACCATCGGTGGCCTCCAGATTTTCACCGAACCCAAATTGTTTGACGGACGTACCAACGGTGGCGGAAGCCGCCAGTTTCAAACGATCGTGCTCTACCTCTATGAGCTTGCGTTCCCTCGTCGTGACTTCGGGCGGGCCGCAGCGACCGCATGGATTCTGTTCATCATCATCATTCTCGCGGGGCTCATCAACTACGCGATTACCCGCGCTATTCGCACCAACGACGTCAGGCCGGTGAAAGTCGCCAAACCACGACCTCACGTCGCGACGACATACAACGGAGGCCGCAAATGA
- a CDS encoding PKD domain-containing protein — MLKIFSFAAAAVLMAIPALPTEIALSASRTCQAGAELNGSPDCQAVASVGAGGVDIEGTRETGGSSGGYEYGAGTDTGYDTEGAAYIPVEDPAFDSVEEAWCDIQRLECLPWTPPAEDADGETGPITISDIATFRPQTTTAGMQPNQWMIVGLDTNFYANASAHVVDGTLFGGTAQVRFTPVVYNWDYGDGTTASLGTPGKTWAKNKIAEFDPTPTSHVFEEPGNYTITLAVTYAAEYRVAGSSWQNVVGTLTIVAPPLTATAGHATTVLVDQDCIANPSGIGC, encoded by the coding sequence GTGTTGAAAATATTCTCCTTTGCGGCCGCCGCAGTCCTGATGGCCATTCCGGCTTTGCCCACCGAGATAGCCCTATCCGCGTCGCGTACCTGTCAAGCAGGTGCCGAGCTCAACGGCAGCCCAGATTGTCAGGCTGTTGCCTCAGTTGGAGCCGGGGGTGTCGATATCGAAGGCACCAGAGAAACCGGGGGATCCTCCGGCGGCTACGAATATGGCGCAGGAACCGACACCGGATACGACACCGAAGGTGCCGCCTACATCCCGGTTGAGGATCCTGCTTTCGACAGTGTCGAGGAAGCCTGGTGCGATATCCAACGCCTCGAATGCTTACCCTGGACCCCGCCGGCCGAGGACGCCGATGGTGAGACCGGCCCGATCACTATCTCCGACATCGCCACTTTCCGCCCACAGACGACCACTGCGGGCATGCAACCCAACCAGTGGATGATCGTCGGTCTCGACACCAACTTCTACGCCAACGCCTCCGCCCATGTCGTCGACGGCACCCTATTCGGTGGCACCGCCCAAGTGCGATTCACCCCGGTCGTTTACAACTGGGACTACGGCGACGGCACCACCGCCAGCCTCGGCACTCCCGGCAAGACCTGGGCGAAGAACAAGATCGCCGAATTCGACCCAACCCCCACCAGCCACGTGTTTGAAGAACCCGGCAACTACACGATCACACTCGCCGTTACCTACGCGGCCGAATACCGCGTCGCCGGCAGCAGCTGGCAGAACGTCGTCGGCACCCTCACCATCGTCGCCCCGCCCCTCACCGCAACAGCCGGACATGCAACAACCGTGCTCGTCGACCAAGACTGCATCGCCAACCCCTCCGGCATCGGCTGCTAG
- a CDS encoding trypsin-like peptidase domain-containing protein, with translation MTQVPEEPTPDVTPEGATPEDVAPQESSTLASTPETAAQAEATPVAADAAETAVAANTADMSAGVDSTPTQTSSTEAAPGVAPVETPPVAGTAIAANAAASETTAGPTAQATTAPTVQAHAAPAALGSNPGASFGPAAVPAAAAAEPTSSKKRPRMTLGLVAGFAIVALLGGASGAGVTLWALGNQATSAVSGTASPASITVNDPGNATLVTSVVATAAPAIVTINVTGENAGGSGSGVIISEDGNVITNAHVVTLDGEVSDPTVTVTTDDGRLLSATVIGFDAISDIAVIHIDDVSDMPYITIADSSELNVGDSTVAIGAPLGLSGTVTSGIVSALNRSITIASSALPEDPEASTEAPDDSGDQDLWNFDLFGEDGQGSGQSSSSQASVALAVIQTDAAINPGNSGGALLNSDGELIGINVAIASSGGTEGSIGVGFAIPSNVASRVANEILETGTATHGLLGASVADVTDDPAQSDAEVVGASIVDVSAGGAAEEAGLEVGDIVTGFDGLPITNKTDLTAQVRAYAAGETVPLTYVRDGKGYSVDVTLGSLE, from the coding sequence ATGACTCAGGTCCCCGAAGAACCCACCCCCGATGTAACACCCGAAGGTGCAACACCCGAAGATGTAGCACCCCAAGAGAGCAGCACCCTAGCCAGCACCCCCGAGACAGCAGCTCAGGCTGAGGCGACTCCCGTCGCAGCCGACGCTGCAGAAACGGCAGTAGCAGCGAACACCGCGGATATGTCCGCTGGCGTCGACAGCACGCCCACCCAGACTTCTTCCACCGAAGCCGCACCCGGTGTCGCTCCGGTGGAAACCCCGCCTGTTGCAGGCACAGCGATCGCCGCGAACGCTGCAGCATCAGAAACCACCGCAGGGCCCACGGCACAGGCAACAACAGCGCCCACGGTGCAGGCACACGCAGCTCCAGCCGCTCTTGGGTCGAACCCCGGCGCAAGCTTCGGTCCCGCAGCAGTACCGGCGGCGGCAGCTGCCGAGCCCACCTCTTCCAAAAAGAGGCCTCGCATGACACTCGGCCTCGTCGCCGGATTCGCCATCGTCGCGCTCCTCGGCGGTGCATCCGGAGCAGGCGTCACACTCTGGGCTCTGGGAAACCAAGCAACCTCCGCCGTGAGCGGCACGGCAAGCCCGGCTTCCATCACCGTCAACGATCCCGGTAACGCAACACTCGTTACCTCAGTGGTCGCTACTGCAGCTCCCGCGATCGTCACGATCAACGTCACCGGCGAAAACGCTGGCGGAAGCGGATCCGGCGTGATCATTAGCGAAGACGGCAACGTCATCACCAATGCCCACGTTGTCACTCTCGATGGCGAAGTCTCTGACCCAACAGTCACCGTGACCACTGACGATGGACGCCTCCTTTCTGCGACTGTCATCGGCTTCGACGCGATCTCAGACATCGCGGTTATCCACATCGACGATGTCAGTGACATGCCATACATCACGATCGCCGATTCCAGCGAACTCAACGTGGGAGACAGCACCGTCGCAATCGGCGCCCCTCTTGGCCTCTCAGGAACGGTCACCAGCGGAATCGTCAGTGCCCTCAACCGCAGCATCACGATCGCTTCTTCGGCGCTGCCGGAAGATCCTGAGGCAAGCACCGAAGCCCCTGACGACAGCGGCGACCAAGACCTCTGGAACTTCGACCTCTTCGGTGAAGACGGCCAGGGTAGCGGGCAAAGCTCGTCATCTCAGGCCTCGGTAGCTCTTGCCGTGATTCAGACGGATGCCGCTATCAACCCCGGAAACTCCGGTGGCGCACTGCTGAACTCTGACGGTGAACTCATCGGAATCAACGTCGCGATCGCATCGTCGGGTGGCACTGAAGGCAGCATCGGTGTCGGCTTCGCCATTCCGTCGAATGTCGCTAGCCGCGTCGCGAACGAGATTCTCGAAACGGGAACCGCAACTCATGGTCTCCTCGGAGCATCCGTCGCCGACGTCACCGACGACCCTGCCCAGAGTGACGCCGAAGTTGTTGGTGCCAGCATCGTTGACGTCTCCGCTGGCGGTGCAGCCGAGGAAGCCGGACTCGAGGTTGGTGACATCGTCACCGGCTTCGATGGTCTGCCCATCACTAACAAGACGGACCTCACCGCTCAGGTGCGTGCCTACGCCGCCGGCGAAACAGTGCCGCTGACGTATGTGCGAGACGGAAAGGGATACTCCGTTGATGTAACCCTTGGTTCGCTCGAGTAA
- a CDS encoding carbohydrate ABC transporter permease → MSALSERLRPATPERFAERRARRRSTYERPGVLTYALLAAFFAGSAFPLWWSFVIGSRQSSDTNLVPPAVVPGGNFLANASEVFATVPFFQALINSVIISTAIAASVVFFSTLAGYSFAKLRFRGRNGLLVGVIATMAIPTQLGIIPLFMLMAHWHWIGTLQAVIVPGMVTAFGVFFMRQYLVDVIPDELIEAARMDGANMWGTFWNVAIPAAKPAMAVLGLFSFMAAWTDFLWPLLVLGPTNPSVQTALAALSASGGQTPDNSLVLTGAVLSVVPLLILFVIAGRQLIAGIMQGAVKG, encoded by the coding sequence ATGAGCGCCCTGAGTGAAAGACTGCGCCCGGCAACTCCCGAACGGTTTGCCGAACGCCGCGCACGTCGCCGCTCCACCTACGAACGGCCCGGAGTGCTCACCTACGCACTACTCGCCGCATTCTTCGCAGGCTCGGCCTTCCCCCTCTGGTGGTCGTTCGTGATCGGCAGCCGCCAGTCGTCCGACACCAACCTCGTGCCCCCGGCCGTTGTTCCCGGCGGCAACTTTCTCGCGAACGCCTCCGAAGTGTTTGCGACCGTGCCGTTCTTCCAAGCGCTCATCAATAGCGTCATCATCTCCACCGCGATCGCGGCATCCGTCGTCTTCTTCTCGACGCTTGCCGGCTATTCATTCGCCAAACTTCGCTTCCGCGGGCGCAATGGACTACTGGTCGGAGTGATCGCGACGATGGCGATTCCGACCCAACTCGGCATCATCCCGCTCTTCATGCTGATGGCGCACTGGCACTGGATCGGCACCTTGCAGGCCGTTATCGTGCCCGGAATGGTCACCGCCTTTGGGGTGTTTTTCATGCGCCAATATCTCGTTGACGTGATTCCTGACGAGCTCATCGAAGCGGCCCGGATGGATGGGGCAAATATGTGGGGCACGTTCTGGAACGTGGCTATCCCGGCCGCAAAACCGGCGATGGCCGTGCTCGGGCTCTTCAGCTTCATGGCCGCCTGGACCGACTTCTTGTGGCCCTTGCTGGTGCTTGGCCCGACAAACCCCAGCGTGCAAACTGCTCTCGCGGCGCTCAGCGCGAGCGGCGGCCAAACGCCAGACAACTCGCTGGTTCTCACCGGCGCCGTTCTTTCGGTTGTGCCGCTGCTGATCTTGTTCGTCATCGCGGGCCGCCAGCTCATCGCCGGCATCATGCAGGGCGCCGTTAAGGGCTAA